Below is a genomic region from Mustela lutreola isolate mMusLut2 chromosome 1, mMusLut2.pri, whole genome shotgun sequence.
tgatttaggggcacctggggggctcagtcaggtaagcgcctatctttggctcaagtcgtgtgatcctggggtccagggattgagccccgcatcgggttccctcctcagtggagtgtcgtcttctctctctctgcctgtggttctctctgcctgtgcacactcactctctctctctctttctgacaaataaaatttaaaaagagaagaaaataaaatattctgatttAGATGGGAAACACACTCTTCTTTCTTAAGACCTAAAATTCATCTTGGAGGCTAAAGGAGCATAGTGGCCATGGTTTATTTGGATGCTGTTCTTTAAATAGGGTCATTATGAAAGCTACATTTAtctctataatttaaaattagaagCATTTTCACTCTTTGATGGTATTCCAATTTCAACTTCTTTTTGCTTGTAAGCTGTGCACATTTTGATAACATACTAACAAATATGGCACAGTCCAGAAgataatttttattctgttggaAAGCAGAGCTACAAATTCAGCTTATTGTGTACAGACTACATGCCCCAATGGactcccccaaaaaacaaaaattaaattaaaaattcagaaatagagGATAAGGTGAGGCTGAGATTAcaacagattttttatttattccaagAGGAATGGATAAGTGGGAACTTTTCAGATAGAGAATAGAAACAAATGACTCAGATTTATCTGAAATATCAGTAGACAtttaagactttctttctttaaggaCCCCCAAATTCTCTTTTGTTCATGCCTtccattttcctgctttgttacttttatatttttggagTGGAAATAAGATGTAAAGACCCCCCAGAGAAAGGTCACTGGGAGAGAATATGTAGCTGGGTTGTCTCTAATCTCCACGGTAGGTCACCCTTGCTGCGGGTTATATCGCCAGCAAATGGAGGGCGAGATAGTTACACTTATTCTTCAGAGCAAAACAAAGCCTCCTGGGCAAGGGAGTGAGAATGGAACTTCACAGAAATAGTGTGTACAGTACCTAATTCATCTTCTCCAAATCCCAATATGTGACCTGAAAAGTAACCTCTACAGGAACCACTGTTGCCCAGACAGAGTGGTTTTTCTTGCCATTGCTTGCTCACGGGACTTTGCTGGAGGGTTAAGAAATTCCTACAACAAAAAGATACCGTAAACTTACAATGAAAATATGCTTTTGCTTAAAACTAAATAAGTTAATCAATCAAATGCTTGGAATAAAGTTCACAATGTATAAGTGTTGTAAGATACACCTGTCttctcaaaggaaaaatattatagCCCATAATGTGTGCGAATACTGTGAAATTCTCATGTGGGGAGAAAGTACTTAAAGATAGTATTTTGTTTGGAGGGGGGCACTAAAAGTACCTGAGTATGAGAAAAGCCCTCCCCTTCATCCAGAGAATGATACTTCCTCTCCAGGACTAGACTCCATGCTGTGCTATTaatcagagagagggacagggggaaGATCATGGGGTCAGTAAacttttctagttccttttagTGACCAAGCATAGAAGCTCTGCCATTTGCCTGAATGCCAGTGACTTGGGAAACAAGATTCATAATTTGGGTTTCATCACTAAGAGTTCCTGAGAATTATCCACACAGTGACCTATAAAAAGGAGGCTAAAATTTAATTGTGTAGTATTCTTACTGATAGAGACAAATTAAGTTCTGTTGTTAAAAGTTCTAAAAGTCTGgcaaaaacaaaatttcttaGCCTTCCAATTTCCgaataatttggaaaatatttacacAAGTCACGTATAACAATAGTTTTCAAATTACTCATTGTCATGGTAAATTTATGTTAAGGATGAAGGGAAAAGCTTACATAATATGAAAAGTCCATCTGAAGACTTCTcggttcttaaaaattatttcatgaacttaatcaaatttgtttaaaaagcatGTCTTTGGAAGTTCTTTAATTAAACCATCATacataatgaaacagaaaagaaaataataatgttcGTGTGTGTCCCAGACCTGATCCCCAAAGAGAGACaatcatttgaatattttatggCAGTTTGCCTCCTAATCAATGGATATGTCATCTGATACATCAAATTGTGGTATCAGGGAACCTACCCATTACGGTCTCCAAACACATAGCTTCCGTACAGTCTTTCCGACTGGCAGCCCCGGTAAACAAATCCACCAACCAAGGGACCATTACTGAATGGCTTGAATTCCAAAAGTGATGGCTCActttctggaaagaaagaaacatagcaTTAGatcaaatgaaacatttttatgaaataaaagtaATAGAGGCCTAGCAATATTATCATAATATTATTATGGTAATTTACGTTAAATCTAAAATGTGTTCCATGATACACAAGATGAATCCTTGTTCTAGatatttagtaaaaataattaagtCCCATTGCTTAAAtagtataaaatacaaaaagcttCCATGCAAAGCTTACTGAAATGGAAATGCTTCGCAAATGCTTGCTGTTATAATTGCCACACATACCAAATTTTCAATGAAATTAGAATCTGGATATTTTGGAAACCATGGTTATTTACTTAAGAatcaaaagactttaaaaaaattgttttaaaatggatttttttttgtagaaatgcTTCTACATATATTGAGTAAATTAAGTCAGACCTCTGTCAagttatataaaatgtttgaaaaatcatattttaatgaaaaggaaAGTATAGTACATAAAAGGCCTTTAAAAccacatttgtatatttaaaaacattgtcACTCAAGTGATATCttcatttaaactattttaatagttttgtttATGGAGTTCTATGGCTAACAATGTCTATTGCAGCCATTCTTCCTAATTACAAGTGTATAGTTACATATCTCAGACTTTCCATGCATGTCATTATATACTTGACTACACATACGCTAATTGCAATGGAAAAGATCTAAAGCCAGTTGCAAATTAATCTGAAAATTACTTATTATGAGCTTAATGTCAAATAAGTCATTATCAACAGGCAGTATTTAAAGCAAAAGCCTTTGTGGGAAGATggtaattttaaagtaattctcCCTTCCTATGTAGTTATGGTGACtgtattataaaaaatagaaaagattaagtTTTAACCAGTTCAGTGAGAGGCAGCATAACTGAATGATTAAGGTCATGAACTCTGGAATCAGTGGGGCCAGCTTCAATCCAGACCTTGCCACTGTATGTTGTATGATCATTAACCTCTCGGGGtctcagttgcctcatctgtaCAATGTGGCCAATAACGGTGCCTACCACACAGTTGTTCTGGGAATGTAAGGAGTCAGGGTGATACAGTTACTATAGGGGCTGGCACGTAGTAAGTACAGTGGATGTGGTtatctgggttttatttttgttttctgctttattggagtaaaaatgacaaagttgTAAAGCATTTAAAGTGTACACCGTGGGTATTTGCTCTATACATATGCAGTGAGAGGACTCTGGGGATgtgttttgaaaatagaaatgtaaggcTATCAATATTGTAGCCAGTTGCAGCTGAACCCCAATTAATGtgattggagaatttaatttAATCTGCATAAGTATAGCCAAATTCAATCAAACCAGTGActcatataagattttttttcaaactgtgtCATTCTTTGGTTTGGCTTTTttaagttacacacacacacacacacacacacgaatgaatacctgaaaaaaataataaagtgaaataaCTGAATACCACATGAACTAACACAGCTGTTTCATTCCTGGTGCTAAATAAATACCTGTATTGAATGAGTAAATAGAAGGAGCGATCAATTTAATAATCTTAATCTACTGTGTTCCCTGAATCATAATAATTTTGATATATTGCTTCCTCCAAAAGGAGTAAATACTAAAACACTAAAAAGTGTTAAGTTTTCTGGCCTTCATTATTATCCAACTTAATTTTTATATGCATCTCTAAAACACTCCAGTaatcatgttattaaaaataatgtctacACACCCCATTTTCATGACTTGCGTAAATAACGTGTTTTTACAAGTCTATCATGTTGTTTTCTCTAAAATAGGCACTTCAAAAATTGCATTCTTATTTGAAACACTTACTATTTTTCTAATTGCTGAGACTAGCATATAGGGTATTGAGAAATTTCTTACCTTGAACTTGTTTTTTCTGCTGTATGTAAGATGTTAAGACAAGTTCtcctttatatattaaataaatagaagttatTCATTTTTGACTCTCAGATGAGCAAAATATAAACAGCTAATTTTTGAAGGTCCATTAAATTTTTGGACCTACAGAGCACACTTCAGTCCATGGGAAAGGTAATTACCCAAATGGAATTCCTAGGGCTTGTAAGTGTCACTGGACCTTTAAAAACTTGTGCAATTTACTCCCTTACCACTGTTAGGTCAATGTTTTTATGCTTTCCCAAATGCTCCTTTTGTAGAAATCCGTTTCTCTTCAATTaatgtcttaaaataaaacaaggcccAAACTAAAGCCAAATCAACAAATTATGCGCTACTTACCATAATCTTTCCCCTTTATTATCTGTAGGATTCTGGCAGATGATCTGTTCTTTCCATTGGAGTCTGAACAAAGTATTGTTAAATTGATGTTTATATCAGTGGGATGGCGATCCACAGCACATCTGCATAACAAAAGGGGGACATCCATGATTTCTTACCAGGATCTTTTCTAAACTCTGACTGGAGATTCCCGACATAGGAACCCCTCTGTGGGCTGGCAAGAACCCGCTGGCTATTTCTTTGGGATCCTCAACAGAAACATtcagatttgtttgtttactctgcTCAAGCTAAACAACCTCTGGagaatatttcctaatttttcttgGTATCTATCTCTAGTATGAATGTGCACAGAGACTTAGAACATTTGTTAGTGTGTTATTAAGGACTGTCACATATATAATGAATGCACTGGTAAGGTATGCAAGCCAGCGGTATCATCAACTCACATCAGCGACACACAAAATAGAATTAGTTTTGGCATTAGTTTTGTGTTTTGTACATGGAATTGTTATAGTCTAAAGctcaggctgctctaacaaaggaaagaaagtgtacgctataataatataaataaaataaaagaaagcctgTCGCCACAACCACTGAAATCTTTTACATTAACTGTGTCTTCATGTCACCCCCAGACTGGAACTAGAATATTTCCATGACCTAAGCCATTGACTGTAAATTCTATGAGCACAGGGACCACTTCCAGCTTCTTTATCCCTGTATTTCTGTTACCCTATTCAAACCCAGGGTTATAAAAAGggctcaatatttgttgaatgtttaaGTCCATGAGGGACTGGGCATGTGGAGTTTGGGTTGGGAAGAGAATGAAGCtgtataatataatttttgaagttctcacaaatgtggaaaacagtgttgCCTTGTTTTTAGGTTTCTCAACTTTGACATTATTGACATTTTGAGCCAGAGAATTCTTTGAACAGGAGACTAgtagaggggaggagaaggaggactctgtactgagcacatAGGATGTTTAGGAGCATCTCTGGCCTCCAGCCACTAGATGTCAGTAGCATGAACCATTCCAAAAATGTTCCTAGACGTTGCCAAATGTTCACAGGAGGCAAAATCATCCCACAAGGAATCACTGTTTTAGGTCAACAAAATGCAGTAATAACTTGACAACCGAACCAAACCATTaaataaactagaaaacaaaacaacctgagAGTAAGTTCTGGGTCTTGAGAAACGTTAAGAGTCATATATCATGTCAGCAGTATCAACAACTGTGGAACAAAGACTGGTGCATCCAAACGATCCCATTCATCATAGGGAAACTACGAGCCTGAGCTGCCAAAGAAAAGTTAGCTGTTCTGTGGCAACAGTCCCTTTATTGTCCTCTTTAATTCAGTGTTTCAGAGTACAATGCCTGGCAAGGAACAGGACACAGACGTGATGTGACTTAAGGTGGAACTAAATCcatacaggcagagagagcttTCCTGTAATGTCTtccttttaaagatgaagaaacgaCGACAAAAGGTTTGACCTCTTCTTATCAAGAAAGAAGCAGATCTAGAAGGAAAGCCCAGGCTTCCCAAAGGTGGAGATGCCATCAGGCCTAGCTATGGCTGAATACTATGGCCACTGAGAACCGCTTGACCCTTCTAACCTTTAGTTTCttatggaaaaaaagaagttggacAGTGAAACTCTGTAGGATACCCTATGGTGGGTACACGTCATTATACAACCATCCAAATCCATAGAATGGACAACCCCTGGTGAACCCTAATGGAAACTCTGGACTTTGGGTGATGAGGATGTGTCAAGGTAGGTTCATGCATTGTAACAATGTCCCACTCTGGTGGTAGATGTTGCTACTGGGGAGGCTATGCCAGGTGTGGTGGTCGGGGGGTATATGGGAAATATCTATGTTCCAGGCCAGCTACCACCGAGTACTGCTGAGAGGCATAAATGAACTAAAGTGGTTGAGATACTAAGTTCAGTACTCTGCACCCAAGGTGCTTAACACAAGTCAGCTTTACTTTTAGCCAGTAATTATCTGaatttcctttctgctttattaaatctttctctgcttgaagtGCTCTTGGAGGGAGGCACAAGTTCCCTTTATAGCCCCCTCCTGCCCAAGGAGGGAAGACTCCACAGCTTAGGCGTCCAGCCATATGCAAGATCTGTAAAGCGCCTCACCCTGCGTTTTTGCATGGAGGGCCCAGGACCCCCTGGAAGGTTGCACGAAAGCTCCAGTGAGACTGCCGTGAGTCAGGGTGCAGGACTTCAAAGTGCTGCTTTGCGGTGGTATCTGAGAGTTCTGAGCTATAGGAATGGAATGTGACAGTTTCCTCCACATCCTGAACCCACCTTAAGTATTCCCTGTCGCACAGATTTTAAGATCTGCTGAGATGCCAAAAAGGAAATGAACTGTAGACTTGGACTTTGATGGAGGGAAGATGAAGGGCATGagggattataaaaataaaaagttcaagaAATACTCACCTTGCACATAGTGaacactcaataaacattaaaTAGCAATAATAACTTAGctagtaaatgaatgaatgtggccaAATATCCCATAGTATGAATAAGGGACCACAGATTGGATGAAGCTTTCATCATAGAATTGCTATAATAtacttcatagcatttttaaagtaTACCCCAAATTTCTCACTCTACATACATCTTAGTATTCCTTTCTTTATAGTTCATTATAGTAACAATCAAGATGAATTCCtttagatttataatttttttccaaggGAAAAGAATGTTAACATTGAGCTCCAGTCCTTACGAACCGATACTGTACCATTGTATGTAAAGCTATGATAAGacctgtaatttatttaaaacctACCATGTGTGTCAGGCATCTACTTTGTGCTTTACTTCTAGATTTGTAATAAATCATTATAGCCTTTTTGCAAGGTAGCTATTACCACCCCCATTTAATGTGTATGGAAATGGAacacctcttggtttcagctcaagtcatgatctcaggatcatgatcccagtgtatcgatctcaggattgtgagacggCCCACCTGTGTGGGGCTCGGAGTTCAGCACAGAATCTGTTTAAgactctccctcagcctctgccccttttctcctgtctcaaataaatgaatcttaaaataaatagaaataaatttaaaaaaattaacgtGTATGGAAAATTTCATTTAGAGGGGTTTAAGGAGACAATTTAGAACGTGTATTATCTCTCTAAATTTGAACAGCTGAAGTCTTAATCATTATACCGGTCCAACAGCGTTTATCTAATCACACTCCAGAACCTTAAAGGAATTTTTCTCCATGAATTTGTTCTTTTCGGTAATGCCCAATCTACCTTCTCTATCTGCTTCATGCAGTAATAGAAGAAAAGAGTGCTCAAATAATGGGCTGGTGTGATTTCTGGAGGTGAAACCTTGGACATCACCCGGGGATGCTCTGTGCGTGgacccctctctcttttcccagtTCCCGAATCCCAGCCCAGCTTTAGTGCaggcgggtgggggcggggtgcagACTGTGTTCTCACCTGCCTGGATCGTGCAGGCCATGTGCAAACACTTCTGGGGGCTGGTTGGTGCTGTTGAAGTGCGGGTTGCTCCTCGGTATGGAATAAGGCACGTTGCACATATCCGTGTCTACGTCCAGCCGGAGCACCGAACCTGTGAAATCACTGAGAAATTGGAGGACAAGTTtcagtattttctgaatttttgttaCGTATTTCGCCTAAACCAAATTTGGGGACGTTGCCCTACAGTCCAAAAAATCATTCCCTCCTTTGAGACGAAAATAGTAAAGTTACAAAATTCCGAATCGTAGGCAACGAAACCAGGGGCAGGTTGGTTTCCGACAAGCGTCAGCACGCCGCGCAGCTCGATGGTGGCGGAGGACTGCAGCATCCACCGCGTGCAACACCGCATTTTgcaactcttctttctcttttgccgGTCCATGCCTTTCCCCGCGCCCGCCCAAGCGCCCCGAGCCCGGGGGTCCAGCCAGCAGGTGGCACGAGCTGCGGCACAGAGCCTGCGGAGGGAGCTGCACGTTTCCCCGGCTGCGTATCCCGCAACCCACgcggcactaatgcactttccaACTTCTGGGAACAGCGATTTCCAAATACACCACCCGCGAAAGACAGACTTCTTCTTCATTTAATAAATGCAGACATCCATAACAGAAGTTAAATAGTTAACCGAGGCGACATAATTCAAAGacaagtcttttttgttttttgttttttttttccatcccaaAGACAGTTCTTAACTCACTGGACCTCACCCCTTTTCCCCTGGACTggcacttaaaaacattttaatgtcaaggggagctttttttcttttttaccttaaaccatccatttcttccatatcaTCCAGTGTGATCATCCCATCACCGAGAATGATGTATAAAAAGCCGTCAGGGCCAAAGAGAAGCTGTCCTCCTAGATGCTTTCTGTGGAGTTCTGCGACTTCAAGAAATACTCTGGCTGTTCTCAAATCAACTTGATGGGGATTTTTTCTACATTGTAGGGAGGAAGCAACACCGTTGTTAAAGCTGTAAGGGGAATCCGCCGGAAAGTAAACCGTACACAAATAGGGGAGGAGGCACTTAGAATGCAAATAAGGAAACATACGCTTGAAATGGATCTAATAGAAATTCCCAATAAGTGAcattattttctatgttttagaaGGAACATGTAAGCTGAAAGATAACTGAAGAAAAGTGTCAAAGCTACCATTTCTCTCAGTTCTCCTTAAGGACACACACGCGGTTTTCAGCAAGGTGGAGATTGTGGTCTAATTACTGTCACCTTAACTTCTAAAAtagttaggaaaagaaaatgagaaaataagattGAAAAGTATGTCGTGAGGCATTTTAGTGATACCTGGATACTGTGTATTCCACAACTCGAAGAATGTGGTCATGAGGCCCGATAGCCCATCGTTCTTGGTTGGTGGTATAAGACACATAcagctttccatttttcttgtaATTGGGATGGAATGCAAGGCTTAGCAGACCTCTTTCATCTCCTCCCTGCAgtcaaatgaaaaacacaaagaattgTGAAGTTAATTATGTTCTTTATTGTGTTTCAACTGGAACCCCAAAAGAGTCTCTTTCTTCTGGATAATCTTTGCccaaactcttttcttttcttccttgcctACTGCACAGAAAAGGATTATAAAACATTTCACTTTGTGGAACTCTTTAAGGGTTAGAACAAGACAATTGTCTTGTGTGGTTATCTAGGCACAAGACCCTTACACCACTTTTGTCAAGTGATTTGTGTGTGCAATCTCAGGAAGCTAGGAAGACAA
It encodes:
- the HHIP gene encoding hedgehog-interacting protein isoform X2, with amino-acid sequence MEDYDKVEEISRKHKHNCFCIQEVVSGLRQPVGALHSGDGSHRLFILEKEGYVKILTPEGEIFKEPYLDIHKLVQSGIKGGDERGLLSLAFHPNYKKNGKLYVSYTTNQERWAIGPHDHILRVVEYTVSRKNPHQVDLRTARVFLEVAELHRKHLGGQLLFGPDGFLYIILGDGMITLDDMEEMDGLSDFTGSVLRLDVDTDMCNVPYSIPRSNPHFNSTNQPPEVFAHGLHDPGRCAVDRHPTDININLTILCSDSNGKNRSSARILQIIKGKDYESEPSLLEFKPFSNGPLVGGFVYRGCQSERLYGSYVFGDRNGNFLTLQQSPVSKQWQEKPLCLGNSGSCRGYFSGHILGFGEDELGEVYILSSSKSMTQTHNGKLYKIVDPKRPLMPEECKATVQPAQTLTSECSRLCRNGYCTPTGKCCCTPGWEGDFCRIAKCEPACRHGGVCVRPNKCLCKKGYLGPQCEQVDRNIRRVTRAGILDQIIDMTSYLLDLTSYIV